In Paracoccus fistulariae, a single window of DNA contains:
- a CDS encoding BCCT family transporter, with amino-acid sequence MAQPPKNPNQKGHKGQPGDRLREQEALKGKHQAPPEPEPAVEDIPAPEGPTEIIETDYQVGQDNIEGTGAVPFDIHNPVFMISGLAVVLFTAVTYFFPELLGPMFEGLRNTLTSNLDWFFILAANLFVVLCIVLVLSPLGKVRLGGPDATPDFSLTGWFAMLFAAGMGIGLMFYGVSEPLGHFDAALGGPVIENGVRTDWAPLDGAAGDEMGARRLAMAATIFHWGLHPWAIYAVVALSLALFAYNKGLPLTLRSVFYPLFGERVWGWPGHIIDILAVLATLFGLATSLGIGAGQAAAGFNFLFDIPNTVTTMVFLIIVITGIATMSVVLGVEKGVKRLSEINMVLAVLLLFFIIIFGPTMSILTGFFGNLLSYAEDIIPLSNPFGRTDDNFRQGWTAFYWAWWISWSPFVGMFIARVSRGRTVREFLTAVLIVPSLISVLWMTALGGTAISLTLDGFEGIRNAALELQLFEMLSQLPMTGLTSLVGIILVIVFFVTSSDSGSLVIDTIAAGGKVNSPVPQRIFWCVFEGLVAIVLLLTGGLAALQAMAVSTGFPFTIVLLLACWALVKGLLGERRELA; translated from the coding sequence ATGGCACAACCTCCCAAAAACCCCAACCAAAAGGGCCACAAGGGCCAGCCAGGTGACCGGCTGCGTGAGCAGGAGGCGCTGAAAGGCAAGCACCAGGCGCCGCCAGAGCCCGAACCCGCCGTCGAGGATATTCCCGCGCCCGAGGGACCGACGGAAATCATCGAGACCGACTATCAGGTCGGTCAGGACAATATCGAAGGGACGGGCGCTGTTCCCTTCGACATCCACAACCCGGTCTTCATGATCTCGGGGCTAGCGGTGGTGCTGTTCACCGCCGTGACCTATTTCTTTCCGGAACTGCTTGGCCCGATGTTCGAGGGGCTGCGCAATACCCTGACCAGTAATCTGGACTGGTTCTTCATTCTGGCCGCGAACCTGTTCGTGGTGCTGTGCATCGTGCTGGTGCTGTCGCCGCTGGGCAAGGTCCGTCTGGGCGGTCCCGACGCGACACCGGATTTCAGCCTGACGGGCTGGTTCGCGATGCTGTTCGCGGCCGGCATGGGCATCGGGCTGATGTTCTATGGTGTCAGCGAACCGCTGGGCCATTTCGACGCGGCTCTTGGTGGGCCTGTCATCGAGAACGGCGTGCGCACCGACTGGGCACCGCTTGATGGCGCGGCCGGGGATGAGATGGGGGCAAGGCGTCTGGCCATGGCCGCCACGATCTTCCACTGGGGTCTGCACCCCTGGGCGATCTATGCCGTGGTGGCCCTGTCGCTGGCGCTCTTTGCCTATAACAAGGGGCTGCCGCTGACGCTGCGCTCGGTCTTCTATCCGCTGTTTGGCGAACGTGTCTGGGGCTGGCCCGGCCATATCATCGACATTCTGGCGGTGCTGGCCACGCTGTTCGGTCTGGCCACCTCGCTTGGGATTGGCGCGGGTCAGGCGGCTGCGGGCTTCAACTTCCTCTTCGATATCCCGAACACCGTGACGACCATGGTTTTCCTGATCATCGTGATCACCGGCATCGCCACCATGTCTGTCGTGCTGGGTGTTGAAAAAGGCGTCAAGCGCCTGTCCGAGATCAATATGGTGCTGGCGGTGCTGCTGCTGTTCTTCATCATCATTTTCGGCCCGACCATGAGCATCCTGACCGGCTTCTTCGGCAACCTGCTTAGCTATGCGGAAGATATCATCCCGCTGTCCAACCCCTTCGGGCGCACGGATGACAACTTCCGTCAGGGCTGGACGGCCTTCTACTGGGCCTGGTGGATCAGCTGGTCACCCTTTGTCGGCATGTTCATCGCCCGCGTGTCGCGCGGCCGGACGGTACGGGAATTCCTGACCGCCGTGCTGATCGTGCCCTCGCTGATCTCGGTGCTGTGGATGACGGCGCTTGGCGGCACGGCCATCAGCCTGACGCTGGACGGGTTCGAGGGCATCCGCAACGCCGCGCTGGAACTGCAGCTTTTCGAGATGCTGTCGCAACTGCCGATGACGGGGCTGACCAGCCTTGTGGGCATCATCCTGGTGATCGTCTTCTTCGTCACCTCCTCGGATTCGGGTTCGCTGGTGATCGACACCATCGCGGCGGGCGGCAAGGTGAATTCGCCGGTGCCGCAGCGCATCTTCTGGTGCGTCTTTGAAGGTCTGGTGGCCATTGTGCTGCTGCTGACCGGCGGTCTGGCGGCCTTGCAGGCGATGGCGGTCTCGACCGGCTTCCCCTTCACCATCGTCCTGCTTCTGGCCTGCTGGGCGCTGGTCAAAGGCCTGCTGGGCGAAAGGCGAGAACTTGCCTGA
- a CDS encoding MFS transporter has translation MDQNRDFRHAILALALGSFAIGTSEFAAMGLLPYFAADLGISEPQAGHVISAYALGVVVGAPLTSVLGARLPRRRYLAALMAFYAVMNLLAAVLPGLFVLTSMRFLAGLPHGGFLGVGMLYAADALPREHRARGAAQVLMGLTVANIIGVPLAGWLGQVLDWRWGFALPGAIAALSAVLILKLAPRVGGNPDARPMDELQALTNARVLWLLALGSVATGGVFAVYAYLTSAILQTTEAPAWAIPVALMAFGLGATLGTWAAGRVTERLGQVRAMFFYLGSMALTQAFASYAVGSWPLMILSSFLLALGAGLVIPLQLRLMDVAGPAQNMAAAMNHAAFNAANALGPFVAGLALGAGYGYGSNGLVGVALTAAGAVVLILSLRYERQSLALAGTA, from the coding sequence ATGGACCAGAATCGTGATTTTCGTCACGCGATCCTTGCGCTTGCGCTTGGATCATTTGCGATCGGAACGTCGGAATTCGCGGCAATGGGGCTTCTGCCCTATTTCGCCGCAGATCTTGGCATATCCGAGCCGCAGGCAGGCCATGTCATCAGCGCCTATGCGCTTGGCGTGGTGGTTGGCGCGCCGCTGACCTCGGTTCTGGGGGCCAGGCTGCCGCGGCGGCGCTATCTGGCGGCTTTGATGGCCTTTTACGCGGTGATGAACCTGCTTGCGGCGGTTCTGCCGGGGCTGTTCGTGCTGACCTCGATGCGCTTTCTGGCCGGTCTGCCGCATGGCGGTTTTCTGGGCGTCGGCATGCTTTACGCGGCGGATGCCCTGCCGCGCGAACATCGCGCACGCGGCGCGGCGCAGGTGCTGATGGGGCTGACGGTCGCCAATATCATCGGCGTGCCGCTGGCGGGCTGGCTGGGGCAGGTGCTGGACTGGCGGTGGGGCTTCGCGCTGCCGGGGGCGATTGCCGCGCTGTCTGCGGTGCTGATCCTGAAGCTGGCCCCGCGTGTCGGCGGCAATCCCGATGCGCGCCCGATGGATGAGCTGCAGGCGCTGACCAATGCGCGCGTTCTGTGGCTGCTGGCGCTTGGATCGGTGGCGACCGGTGGCGTTTTCGCCGTCTATGCCTATCTGACATCGGCGATCCTGCAGACGACCGAGGCGCCGGCATGGGCGATTCCGGTGGCGCTGATGGCCTTCGGTCTGGGCGCGACGCTGGGCACATGGGCCGCCGGGCGCGTGACCGAGCGGCTTGGCCAGGTGCGGGCGATGTTCTTCTACCTGGGTTCCATGGCGCTGACGCAGGCCTTCGCGTCCTATGCTGTTGGCAGCTGGCCGCTGATGATCCTGTCATCCTTCCTGCTGGCTTTGGGTGCCGGTCTGGTGATCCCGTTGCAATTGCGGCTGATGGATGTCGCCGGACCTGCGCAGAACATGGCGGCGGCGATGAACCACGCCGCCTTCAATGCGGCCAATGCGCTTGGCCCCTTTGTCGCCGGCCTGGCGCTTGGGGCGGGCTATGGCTATGGCTCGAACGGGCTGGTCGGTGTCGCGCTTACGGCGGCGGGGGCAGTCGTTCTGATCCTGTCGCTGCGTTACGAGCGGCAATCTCTGGCCTTGGCAGGGACCGCATGA
- a CDS encoding potassium channel family protein: MGRKKRNFVILGLGSFGSVVAGTLAQFGNHVLGIDSDERRVADMAEKLSNVAILDASDDAALREAGVENYNVALVSMGNDLESSILSVMNLKLIGVETIWVKADNRTHHRIMSKMGVDRVLLPDIEMGRHTAQMMNNPAVQDYVSLGNGYNVVNVRVPEELDGRTIADLRLGQGIRALGMMRGTEYIQTDPDKRLKIGDRLLLLGRKPELSQFSETL, encoded by the coding sequence ATGGGCAGGAAGAAACGGAATTTTGTGATTTTGGGTCTTGGCAGCTTCGGCAGCGTCGTCGCCGGGACATTGGCACAATTCGGAAACCACGTGCTAGGGATCGACAGCGACGAAAGACGCGTCGCGGATATGGCCGAAAAGCTTAGCAACGTCGCCATTCTGGACGCCTCTGACGACGCCGCGCTGCGCGAGGCCGGGGTCGAGAACTACAATGTCGCGCTGGTGTCGATGGGCAATGATCTGGAAAGCAGCATCCTGTCGGTGATGAACCTGAAGCTGATCGGGGTCGAGACGATCTGGGTCAAGGCCGATAACCGCACCCATCACCGCATCATGTCGAAAATGGGCGTCGATCGTGTCCTGCTGCCCGATATCGAGATGGGCCGCCACACCGCGCAGATGATGAACAATCCTGCGGTTCAGGATTATGTCTCGCTTGGCAATGGCTATAACGTCGTGAATGTCCGCGTCCCCGAGGAGCTGGACGGCAGGACCATCGCGGATCTGCGGCTTGGACAGGGTATCCGGGCCCTAGGGATGATGCGGGGCACGGAATATATCCAGACGGATCCGGACAAGCGCCTGAAGATCGGCGACCGCCTGCTGCTTCTGGGCCGCAAGCCGGAACTGTCACAGTTCAGCGAGACGTTGTGA
- a CDS encoding alpha/beta fold hydrolase, translating into MKLNHTITGPETGLPVLLVHGLFGQGRNLNAQARRLSQTRRVVTVDLRNHGDSPWDDDNSYPAMADDLAELIRELGGRADLVGHSMGGKAAMALALTQPDLIRKLVVMDIAPVAYRHTQTGYIDAMEALDLPTIDRRSTADKAMAADVDEPGVRAFLLQSLDLKSDPPRWRLNLAALRDQMPQIIGWPEDLPRGSFDGPVIEVMGEESRYVTEERQDALRAYFPQAKVIRVKGAGHWLHADAPEIVADILSNFLGEG; encoded by the coding sequence ATGAAGCTGAATCACACCATCACCGGCCCCGAAACCGGCCTGCCCGTCCTGCTGGTTCACGGCCTGTTCGGCCAGGGCCGAAATCTAAACGCGCAGGCCCGCAGGCTGTCGCAGACCCGCCGCGTCGTCACTGTCGATCTGCGCAATCACGGCGACAGCCCGTGGGACGACGATAACAGCTATCCAGCGATGGCCGACGATCTGGCCGAACTGATCCGCGAGCTGGGCGGCAGGGCCGATCTGGTCGGACATTCCATGGGCGGCAAGGCGGCGATGGCGCTGGCGCTGACGCAGCCCGATCTGATCCGCAAGCTGGTGGTGATGGATATCGCCCCGGTCGCCTATCGCCACACGCAGACGGGATATATCGACGCGATGGAGGCGCTGGACCTGCCCACCATCGACCGCCGCAGCACGGCCGACAAGGCCATGGCCGCCGATGTGGATGAGCCGGGCGTGCGTGCCTTTCTGCTGCAATCGCTGGACCTGAAATCCGATCCGCCGCGCTGGCGGCTGAATCTGGCGGCCCTGCGCGATCAGATGCCGCAGATCATCGGTTGGCCCGAGGATCTGCCGCGCGGCAGTTTCGACGGCCCGGTGATCGAGGTGATGGGCGAAGAATCCCGCTATGTCACCGAGGAACGGCAGGACGCCCTGCGCGCCTATTTCCCGCAGGCCAAGGTCATTCGCGTCAAGGGTGCCGGGCATTGGCTGCATGCCGACGCGCCTGAGATCGTGGCCGATATCCTGTCGAATTTCCTGGGCGAGGGCTGA
- the zapA gene encoding cell division protein ZapA yields MAEVEFTIGHKEYRIGAQDGEERLLQRAAAILDGEAQQILQQAGRTPEPRLLLLAGLMLADRFATMEERATKAERHLNRLQSNPERVEVPVIPADLKEAMAELAARAESLAERLEEQQSGG; encoded by the coding sequence ATGGCCGAGGTCGAATTTACCATCGGGCACAAGGAATATCGCATCGGCGCGCAGGATGGCGAAGAACGCCTGTTGCAGCGCGCGGCGGCTATACTGGATGGCGAGGCGCAGCAGATCCTGCAACAGGCGGGCCGCACGCCCGAGCCGCGCCTGCTGCTGTTGGCGGGTCTGATGCTGGCCGATCGTTTCGCCACGATGGAAGAACGCGCCACCAAGGCGGAACGCCACCTGAACCGTCTGCAATCGAACCCGGAACGGGTCGAGGTGCCGGTGATCCCCGCCGATCTGAAAGAGGCCATGGCCGAACTGGCCGCCCGCGCCGAATCCCTGGCCGAACGGCTGGAAGAACAGCAATCAGGCGGCTGA
- a CDS encoding TrkH family potassium uptake protein: MSRRRRTIWKRVRQRLHHSSPPAVLGLGYLVLVILGALALKLPVATTAPISMMDALFTSTSAITVTGLSVIDVETGMTFWGQLILIVLVQLGGLGLMSFAVLVFSALGMPIGLRQQTYLREDLNQTSFSSLTKMVAVIIRVVILAEVLGALALAFVFVPEFGVWRGLWHALFHSVSAFNNAGFSTFSSGLVDYATNPIVNIVVPALFIAGGLGYVVLSDMRRRRFWRGWSLHTRLMVVGSLALIVVGVGLTALLEWNNPRTLGQYASPLVRLTLAWFQGVTPRTAGFATTDIAGLHDSTSLLYMALMVIGGGPTSTAGGIKVTTMMVMLLATLAFFRRRTQIWAFGRSIGMEDVLKVMALVAIAAVLNFVGAFVLMATHDGQFLDVTFEVASAFGNVGLTRNYTPELGPLGKIVIMVMMFLGRIGPLTLGFFLATRSKPRVRYPEGQLYLG; this comes from the coding sequence GTGAGCCGCCGTCGCAGGACGATCTGGAAACGGGTCAGGCAGAGGTTGCACCATTCCTCGCCCCCGGCGGTGCTGGGCCTGGGCTATCTGGTGCTGGTCATTCTGGGGGCGCTGGCGCTGAAGCTGCCCGTCGCGACCACGGCGCCGATCTCGATGATGGATGCGCTGTTCACCTCGACCTCGGCCATCACGGTAACGGGGCTGTCGGTGATCGATGTCGAGACCGGCATGACCTTCTGGGGCCAGTTGATCCTGATCGTGCTGGTACAACTGGGCGGGCTGGGCCTGATGAGCTTTGCGGTGCTGGTCTTTTCGGCGCTTGGGATGCCCATCGGATTGCGGCAGCAGACCTATCTGCGCGAGGATCTGAACCAGACCTCGTTCAGCAGCCTGACCAAGATGGTGGCCGTCATCATCCGCGTGGTGATCCTGGCCGAGGTTCTGGGCGCGCTGGCGCTGGCCTTTGTCTTCGTGCCGGAATTCGGTGTCTGGCGCGGCCTGTGGCATGCGCTGTTCCATTCGGTCTCGGCCTTCAACAATGCCGGGTTTTCGACCTTTTCCAGCGGTCTGGTCGATTACGCCACCAATCCCATCGTCAATATCGTGGTGCCCGCGCTGTTCATCGCGGGCGGGCTTGGCTATGTCGTGCTGTCGGATATGCGCAGGCGCCGCTTCTGGCGGGGCTGGAGCCTGCATACGCGGCTGATGGTGGTGGGCAGCCTGGCGCTGATCGTCGTCGGGGTCGGGCTGACGGCGCTGCTGGAATGGAACAACCCGCGCACGCTGGGCCAATATGCCTCGCCGCTGGTGCGGCTGACGCTGGCCTGGTTTCAGGGCGTCACACCGCGCACCGCGGGTTTTGCGACGACCGATATTGCCGGGCTGCACGATTCCACCTCTTTGCTGTACATGGCGCTGATGGTGATCGGCGGCGGGCCGACCTCGACCGCGGGCGGGATCAAGGTCACCACGATGATGGTGATGCTGCTGGCGACGCTGGCCTTTTTCCGCCGCCGCACGCAGATCTGGGCCTTTGGCCGCTCTATCGGCATGGAGGACGTGCTGAAGGTCATGGCGCTGGTCGCCATCGCGGCGGTGCTGAATTTCGTCGGCGCCTTTGTCCTGATGGCCACCCATGACGGCCAGTTTCTGGATGTCACCTTTGAGGTGGCCAGCGCATTCGGCAATGTCGGGCTGACGCGGAACTACACGCCCGAGCTTGGGCCGCTGGGCAAGATCGTCATCATGGTGATGATGTTCCTGGGCCGGATCGGGCCGCTGACGCTGGGCTTCTTTCTGGCCACGCGGTCAAAGCCGCGGGTGCGCTATCCCGAAGGTCAGCTGTACCTTGGCTGA